The following are encoded together in the Brassica napus cultivar Da-Ae chromosome A9, Da-Ae, whole genome shotgun sequence genome:
- the LOC106365458 gene encoding putative F-box/kelch-repeat protein At2g29810 — protein MAVISDIPDGDNGGAPNKKPQEQPGEVETAPSLESLPDVLIEHIIARVPRSNHPELSLVSKLFRRIIASPELRLTRSHLAISEHVLYALLAFPLHPPSWYILNASLRLRRVNTLPPMPSGSAVVTIGHEIYVIGGSNGSEYLTSVTVVDCRTHTCRSLPSMRSPRYRAAAGVIDGKIYVMGGCVNRSGRFRVETFDLERQVWLGSQINSLWRDIVTYDVMKEKIYVLGRHQCLGVYNPTEGTLQSYLGRCNLGGLWQASSCVVDDLLYTIDPGCSVWTPIIVFDPEVNAWKPVKGVCGLPPCLYWYAYESKMANVGGKLVILVGNQSQLFNYYGEKYIWCVEIALERRHGYEIWGKVETVEVVFETTESTTPIIELCRSVIV, from the coding sequence ATGGCCGTGATCTCTGACATTCCCGACGGCGATAACGGCGGAGCTCCAAACAAGAAACCGCAAGAACAACCCGGAGAAGTGGAAACAGCGCCTTCTTTGGAATCATTACCCGACGTTCTCATCGAGCACATCATCGCAAGAGTCCCGAGAAGTAACCACCCGGAGTTATCACTCGTCTCCAAACTCTTCCGTCGCATCATCGCTTCGCCGGAACTCCGCCTCACGCGATCCCACCTCGCCATCTCCGAACACGTTCTTTACGCCTTGCTCGCGTTCCCTCTTCACCCCCCGAGCTGGTACATCCTCAACGCTTCTTTACGGCTGCGCAGAGTCAACACGCTCCCTCCCATGCCTTCTGGCTCCGCCGTCGTCACCATCGGACACGAGATATACGTCATCGGGGGAAGCAACGGCAGCGAATACTTAACGAGCGTGACTGTCGTCGACTGCAGAACACACACGTGTCGGTCTCTCCCGAGCATGAGAAGCCCTCGATACCGCGCAGCCGCGGGGGTCATTGACGGGAAGATCTACGTAATGGGAGGTTGCGTGAATCGATCTGGTCGATTTCGTGTTGAAACGTTTGATCTTGAGAGACAGGTTTGGCTTGGATCGCAAATTAATTCTCTTTGGAGAGATATCGTGACATATGATGTTATGAAAGAGAAGATTTATGTTTTGGGTCGTCATCAGTGTTTAGGCGTCTACAACCCTACAGAAGGTACACTACAATCATATCTTGGTCGATGTAACTTGGGAGGTTTGTGGCAAGCGTCTTCATGTGTGGTTGATGATTTGTTGTATACCATTGATCCTGGGTGTTCGGTTTGGACTCCAATAATCGTGTTTGATCCAGAGGTCAATGCTTGGAAACCTGTGAAAGGTGTATGTGGTTTGCCTCCTTGTCTCTATTGGTATGCTTACGAGTCTAAAATGGCGAATGTTGGTGGGAAGCTGGTGATCCTGGTCGGTAATCAGAGCCAGTTGTTCAATTATTATGGGGAGAAATATATCTGGTGCGTGGAGATAGCTTTGGAGAGACGTCATGGATATGAGATATGGGGAAAAGTTGAAACAGTTGAGGTTGTGTTTGAAACTACCGAGTCCACCACGCCTATCATTGAGCTTTGTCGAAGTGTTATCGTCTGA
- the LOC106365480 gene encoding kelch repeat-containing protein At1g19470 — MAVISDIPDGDNGGAPNKKPQEQPEEVTSLESLPDVLIEHIIARVPRSNHPEISLTSKLFRRIIASRGLRLTRSLLAISEHVLYALIAFPPHPLSWHILYRSNTASLRLRRVTTLPPMPYGPAVVTVGHDIYVIGGYGGTRYLSSVTVVDCRTHTCRSLPSMRVPRYRAAAGVIDGKIYVMGGCENRISKDWVEAFDLERQIWLGTGGEVSDESGGFVTYDVVKDKIYALGLRQSLHVCEPKEGGVIIIWEGDASELRGLWQGSSCVVDDLLYTIDPMCWRGHPIIVFDPEEGVEGVWKPVKGVYGLPPCFPWFAYESKMANVGGKLVILIGNQSWLWNYYGYKYIWCVEIALERRQGGEIWGRVESVDVVFKTAESSPIIELCRTVIV, encoded by the coding sequence ATGGCTGTGATCTCTGACATTCCCGACGGCGATAACGGCGGAGCTCCAAACAAGAAACCGCAAGAACAACCCGAAGAAGTGACTTCTTTGGAATCATTACCCGACGTTCTCATCGAGCACATCATCGCAAGAGTCCCGAGAAGTAACCACCCGGAGATATCACTCACCTCCAAACTCTTCCGTCGCATCATCGCTTCGCGGGGCCTCCGCCTCACGCGATCCCTCCTCGCCATCTCCGAACACGTTCTTTACGCCTTGATCGCGTTCCCTCCTCATCCCTTGAGCTGGCACATTCTCTATCGAAGCAACACCGCTTCTTTACGCTTGCGCAGAGTCACTACACTCCCTCCCATGCCTTATGGCCCCGCCGTCGTCACCGTCGGACATGACATATACGTCATCGGTGGATACGGCGGCACCAGATACTTATCGAGCGTGACTGTCGTCGACTGCAGAACTCACACGTGTCGGTCTCTCCCGAGCATGAGAGTCCCTCGATACCGCGCAGCCGCGGGGGTCATTGACGGGAAGATCTACGTAATGGGAGGTTGCGAGAATCGAATATCTAAAGATTGGGTTGAGGCGTTCGATCTCGAGAGACAGATATGGCTTGGAACGGGAGGGGAAGTATCTGATGAGAGTGGAGGGTTCGTGACGTATGATGTCGTGAAAGACAAGATCTATGCATTGGGTCTTCGTCAATCTTTACACGTTTGCGAGCCTAAAGAAGGTGGAGTAATAATAATATGGGAGGGTGATGCAAGTGAGTTAAGGGGTTTGTGGCAAGGGTCTTCTTGTGTGGTTGATGATTTGTTGTATACCATTGATCCTATGTGTTGGCGTGGGCATCCAATAATCGTTTTTGATCCAGAGGAGGGTGTAGAGGGTGTTTGGAAGCCTGTGAAAGGTGTATATGGTTTGCCTCCTTGTTTCCCTTGGTTTGCTTACGAGTCTAAAATGGCGAATGTTGGTGGGAAGTTGGTGATCTTGATCGGTAATCAGAGCTGGTTGTGGAATTATTAcgggtataaatatatatggtgCGTGGAGATTGCTTTGGAGAGGCGTCAAGGAGGTGAGATTTGGGGGAGAGTTGAATCAGTAGATGTTGTGTTTAAGACCGCCGAGTCCTCGCCTATCATTGAGCTTTGTCGGACTGTTATCGTCTGA
- the LOC106365962 gene encoding transcription termination factor MTERF2, chloroplastic, which produces MLLHCNASCCTSTFSLVSSSLRRQDHSEDSQNTVIRRRHNARSLSLFTRHNQNLKQNKNLNESPETFVPPRHDDDDRSKLLELSLVTRRTPQFPGSIYAQSASDPDIASSLPSLRNFLDEGESEREMIAKALEIRRRVTKEIIKESLVRKGRFGITYATNVTDRLGEFVDHVMIEAAALKRLPEFSETRFNLRARTVIEDSNFVPLVRWLKYHEFSYNRIGKIICMSKGNLDSIRIMIEWLKTIHVKGEFIGVAFLRSGDNILQRSREELDEIVEYLESNGVRRDWMGYVVGRCPELLSFSLEEVKTRVDFFLQMGMNQKDFGTMVFDYPKILGFFSFEEMDKKISYLKEFGLSTEEVGRLLAFKPHLMGCSIEERWKPLVKYFYYLGISKEGMKRILVVKPILYCIDLEKTIAPKVRFFQDMGIPNEAIGNMLVKFPSLLTNSLYKKIRPVVIFVLTRAGVSQKDIGKVIAMDPALLGCSIGTKLEPNMRYYVSLGIRIHQLGEMIADFPMLLRYNVDILRPKYSYLRRTMIRPLQDLIEFPRFFSYSLERRIIPRHTTMVENRVNFKLRYMLACTDEEFERRVRDKVERRERFEAGLDSEDSLLLDETISDEEVASSDSPEVGRMSRIRT; this is translated from the exons ATGCTTCTCCACTGCAACGCAAGCTGCTGCACCTCAACCTTCTCCCTCGTCTCCTCCTCTCTCCGCCGTCAAGACCACTCCGAAGACTCGCAAAACACAGTAATCCGCCGCCGGCACAATGCTAGATCACTCTCTCTCTTCACCCGCCACAACCAAAACCTGAAGCAGAACAAAAACCTTAACGAATCCCCAGAAACCTTCGTTCCACCGCGTCATGACGATGATGACCGATCGAAGCTGCTCGAGCTCTCTCTCGTGACAAGAAGAACTCCGCAGTTCCCTGGCTCAATCTACGCCCAATCAGCTTCTGATCCCGACATCGCCTCCTCTCTTCCTTCCCTCCGTAACTTTCTCGACGAGGGAGAGAGCGAGAGGGAGATGATAGCCAAGGCGCTGGAGATAAGGAGGAGAGTGACGAAGGAGATTATCAAAGAGTCTTTGGTGAGGAAAGGGAGGTTCGGGATCACGTACGCTACTAATGTGACTGATCGTTTGGGTGAGTTCGTTGATCATGTGATGATCGAAGCTGCGGCGTTGAAGCGGCTGCCGGAGTTTTCTGAGACGAGGTTCAACCTCCGCGCCAGGACGGTGATAGAGGATTCTAACTTCGTGCCTCTTGTAAG GTGGTTGAAGTACCATGAGTTTTCATACAATAGAATTGGGAAGATCATATGCATGTCGAAAGGAAATCTAGACTCCATAAGAATCATGATCGAGTGGCTCAAAACCATTCATGTGAAAGGTGAATTCATCGGCGTTGCCTTCTTGAGATCCGGGGACAACATCTTGCAACGTAGCCGTGAAGAGCTAGACGAGATTGTTGAGTATCTAGAGAGCAATGGTGTGAGGAGGGATTGGATGGGATATGTGGTTGGCCGATGTCCCGAGTTGCTTTCTTTCAGCTTGGAAGAAGTCAAAACCCGTGTTGACTTCTTCTTGCAAATGGGTATGAATCAGAAGGACTTTGGCACTATGGTGTTTGATTATCCAAAGATACTTGGGTTCTTTTCGTTCGAGGAGATGGATAAAAAG ATAAGTTACCTGAAAGAGTTTGGGCTTAGCACAGAAGAGGTAGGGAGACTATTAGCCTTCAAGCCACACCTCATGGGGTGCAGTATCGAAGAAAGATGGAAGCCTCTGGTCAAATATTTCTACTACCTAGGAATCTCCAAAGAAGGAATGAAAAGAATCCTTGTCGTGAAACCAATTCTTTACTGCATTGATTTGGAGAAGACAATAGCACCAAAG GTTAGATTTTTCCAGGACATGGGTATTCCTAACGAGGCAATTGGAAACATgttagtgaagtttccttcttTACTAACTAATAGCCTCTACAAGAAAATCCGACCAGTG GTGATTTTTGTGTTGACCAGAGCAGGAGTGAGCCAGAAGGATATTGGTAAAGTTATAGCAATGGATCCAGCTCTACTTGGATGCAGCATAGGGACGAAGCTAGAACCGAACATGAGATACTATGTATCGTTAGGGATCAGAATCCATCAACTAGGTGAAATGATTGCTGACTTCCCTATGCTGCTCAGATATAACGTTGATATACTACGTCCTAAATACAGCTACTTGCGAAGAACAATGATCCGTCCGCTTCAAGATCTCATTGAGTTTCCCAG ATTCTTTAGCTACTCACTGGAGCGTCGGATAATCCCAAGGCACACCACTATGGTAGAGAACAGAGTTAATTTCAAGCTTAGGTACATGTTGGCTTGCACTGATGAAGAATTTGAGAGGAGAGTAAGAGACAAAgtggagagaagagagagattcGAAGCTGGTCTTGACTCTGAGGACTCTCTGCTGCTGGATGAAACTATCTCCGATGAGGAGGTAGCCTCCTCAGACTCTCCGGAGGTAGGAAGAATGAGCAGAATTAGAACATGA